A window from Hemicordylus capensis ecotype Gifberg chromosome 2, rHemCap1.1.pri, whole genome shotgun sequence encodes these proteins:
- the MAN2B1 gene encoding lysosomal alpha-mannosidase isoform X4 yields MRSTVRQLVAEGRLEFVNGGWCMNDEASVHYSAVIDQMSLGLHFLQKTFGECGRPRVAWHIDPFGHSREQASLFAQMGFDGFFVGRIDYQDKGTRKALCEMEQLWRASSNLDPPVADLFTGVLPNGYDPPMSLCWDQICSDNPIVDDDSDENNVHAIVAYFLGAAAAQAKTYRTNHIVMTMGSDFQYENANLWYKNMDKLIKHVNAQQLKGMHVNVLYSTPSCYLWELNKANLSWSVKYDDFFPYADDAHHFWTGYFTSRPALKRYERLSNNFLQVCNQLEVVAGPQANRGPYGKANSSVLRQAMGVAQHHDAVSGTAKQHVTNDYAKQLSAGWDVCQIVVSNALASIVGRKDNFIYCTYLNISVCLLTESAPTFTVIVYNPLARPVNWNIRLPVNGSRYSVLAPDGQAVLNEVLPVSSFTRAVRRDRGDAVNELVFQASVPPLGYTSYAISKLSGRHTARSRLLRRPYNEALPGTEPLAIQNEHLRVLVDSKTGLLMEIKNLEKNISLPVSQNFFWYNASAGDMEDSQASGAYIFRPNASEPFPIGRGAHFYHVKTPVVEEVYQNFSDWCSQVVRLYAGQPYVEFEWTVGPIPIRDGLGKEIISRFETNLQTDGRFYTDANGREILERRRDYRAMWKFNQTEPVAGNYYPVNSRIYIKDQKVQLTVLTDRSQGGSSIFDGSLELMVHRRLLHDDNRGVGEPLLEPGVYHDGLVVRGRHLILLDTAEASAEQHRLHAQQEFMAPQLVLTLGGGPPYSCDQHYLKQFSALNHTLPSNIHLLTLAQWEPDSILIRLEHQFERGESANGSMPVTINLLGLFSTFQITAVQEMNLAANQKREDMSRLIWQPAEGPAKRQSSPKLDPEHITLQPMEIRTFLARIQHIPWPERVI; encoded by the exons ATGCGTAGTACTGTGCGGCAGCTTGTTGCTGAAG GGCGTCTGGAGTTTGTGAACGGCGGTTGGTGCATGAATGACGAGGCTTCCGTGCACTACAGTGCTGTCATTGATCAGATGAGCCTCGGGCTCCATTTCCTGCAAAAGACATTTGGCGAGTGTGGCCGGCCTCGTGTGGCTTGGCACATCGACCCTTTTGGGCACAGCCGTGAGCAAGCCTCGCTCTTTGCACAG ATGGGCTTTGATGGTTTCTTTGTGGGCCGCATTGACTACCAGGACAAGGGCACGCGTAAGGCTCTGTGTGAGATGGAGCAGCTGTGGCGTGCAAGCAGCAACCTGGACCCCCCTGTGGCGGATCTCTTTACTG GTGTCCTACCAAATGGCTATGACCCACCCATGTCTCTCTGCTGGGATCAGATCTGCTCAGACAACCCCATTGTGGACGATGACAGTGATGAGAACAATGTGCATGCTATAGTGGCCTATTTTCTGGGGGCTGCAGCTGCCCAG GCCAAAACGTATCGCACCAACCACATTGTTATGACCATGGGCTCCGATTTCCAATATGAGAATGCCAATCTGTGGTACAAGAACATGGACAAGCTCATCAAGCATGTCAATGCACAG CAATTGAAAGGGATGCATGTCAATGTCCTCTACTCAACCCCAAGCTGCTACTTGTGGGAGCTGAATAAGGCCAACCTGTCATG GTCTGTGAAATATGACGACTTCTTTCCATATGCTGATGATGCTCACCATTTCTGGACTGGTTACTTCACCAGCCGTCCAGCTTTGAAACGCTACGAGCGCCTCAGCAACAACTTCCTGCAG GTCTGCAACCAACTAGAGGTGGTGGCTGGACCACAAGCCAACAGGGGACCTTATGGCAAGGCCAACAGTTCTGTACTAC GCCAGGCTATGGGAGTTGCCCAGCACCATGATGCAGTGAGCGGCACAGCAAAGCAGCATGTGACCAATGATTATGCCAAACAGTTGTCTGCTGGCTGGGATGTCTGTCAG attgtTGTCAGTAATGCCTTGGCCAGTATTGTTGGCAGGAAGGATAACTTCATCTATTGCACCTACCTCAACATCAGTGTCTGCCTGCTGACTGAATCTGCTCCAACC TTTACAGTGATTGTCTACAACCCTCTGGCACGCCCTGTGAACTGGAACATCCGGTTGCCAGTGAATGGTAGCCGCTACTCCGTTCTCGCTCCTGATGGTCAGGCtgttctgaatgag GTGCTTCCTGTATCGAGCTTCACCCGTGCTGTGCGGCGAGATCGGGGCGATGCTGTCAATGAGCTGGTATTCCAAGCATCTGTCCCACCACTGGGCTATACCTCCTATGCCATCTCCAAGCTGTCTGGCAGGCACACAGCCCGCTCCAGACTGCTGAGGAGGCCATACAATGAAGCCTTGCCTGGAACGGAGCCTTTGGCAATCCAGAATGAG CATCTACGGGTTCTGGTTGACTCCAAAACGGGACTCCTGATGGAGATCAAGAACTTGGAGAAGAACATCTCATTGCCCGTGTCGCAGAACTTCTTCTG GTACAATGCCAGTGCTGGAGATATGGAGGATTCCCAGGCTTCTGGAGCCTACATCTTCCGTCCCAATGCTTCTGAGCCCTTCCCCATTGGCCGGGGAGCCCACTTCTATCATGTTAAG ACCCCAGTGGTTGAGGAAGTGTACCAGAACTTCTCTGACTGGTGCTCCCAAGTGGTACGGCTCTATGCTGGGCAGCCATACGTTGAATTCGAATGGACGGTAGGACCCATCCCTATCCG AGATGGTCTTGGCAAGGAGATCATCAGCCGCTTTGAGACAAACCTACAGACGGATGGGCGTTTCTACACAGATGCCAATGGGCGTGAGATCCTCGAGAGGAG GCGCGATTACAGGGCCATGTGGAAATTTAACCAGACTGAGCCTGTGGCTGGCAATTATTACCCTGTGAACAGTCGCATCTACATCAAG GACCAGAAAGTCCAACTAACAGTACTGACGGACCGCTCgcaaggaggcagcagcatcTTTGACGGCTCTCTTGAGCTCATG GTACATCGACGGCTTCTGCACGATGATAATCGGGGTGTAGGGGAGCCACTACTGGAACCTGGGGTGTATCATGATGGGCTGGTGGTCCGGGGCCGCCACCTCATCCTCTTAGACACAGCAGAGGCGTCAGCTGAGCAACACCGGCTGCATGCCCAGCAGGAATTTATGGCGCCACAGCTGGTGCTGACACTCGGCGGGGGACCCCCATATTCTTGTGATCAGCACTACCTCAAGCAG TTCTCTGCTCTGAACCATACCCTCCCTTCAAATATCCACTTGCTCACATTGGCCCAGTGGGAACCTGACTCCATTCTGATCCGCCTAGAGCACCAGTTTGAGCGTGGGGAGAGTGCCAATGGCTCCATGCCCGTCACCATTAACTTGCTG GGTTTGTTTTCTACTTTCCAAATCACTGCTGTGCAAGAGATGAATTTGGCTGCTAATCAGAAGCGTGAGGACATGAGCAGGCTGATCTGGCAGCCAGCTGAAG
- the MAN2B1 gene encoding lysosomal alpha-mannosidase isoform X2 produces MLNVHLIPHTHDDVGWLKTVDQYFFGVRNDIQHAGVQYILDSVIPQLLADPSKRFIYVEVVFFAHWWGLQTEDMRSTVRQLVAEGRLEFVNGGWCMNDEASVHYSAVIDQMSLGLHFLQKTFGECGRPRVAWHIDPFGHSREQASLFAQMGFDGFFVGRIDYQDKGTRKALCEMEQLWRASSNLDPPVADLFTGVLPNGYDPPMSLCWDQICSDNPIVDDDSDENNVHAIVAYFLGAAAAQAKTYRTNHIVMTMGSDFQYENANLWYKNMDKLIKHVNAQQLKGMHVNVLYSTPSCYLWELNKANLSWSVKYDDFFPYADDAHHFWTGYFTSRPALKRYERLSNNFLQVCNQLEVVAGPQANRGPYGKANSSVLRQAMGVAQHHDAVSGTAKQHVTNDYAKQLSAGWDVCQIVVSNALASIVGRKDNFIYCTYLNISVCLLTESAPTFTVIVYNPLARPVNWNIRLPVNGSRYSVLAPDGQAVLNEVLPVSSFTRAVRRDRGDAVNELVFQASVPPLGYTSYAISKLSGRHTARSRLLRRPYNEALPGTEPLAIQNEHLRVLVDSKTGLLMEIKNLEKNISLPVSQNFFWYNASAGDMEDSQASGAYIFRPNASEPFPIGRGAHFYHVKTPVVEEVYQNFSDWCSQVVRLYAGQPYVEFEWTVGPIPIRDGLGKEIISRFETNLQTDGRFYTDANGREILERRRDYRAMWKFNQTEPVAGNYYPVNSRIYIKDQKVQLTVLTDRSQGGSSIFDGSLELMVHRRLLHDDNRGVGEPLLEPGVYHDGLVVRGRHLILLDTAEASAEQHRLHAQQEFMAPQLVLTLGGGPPYSCDQHYLKQFSALNHTLPSNIHLLTLAQWEPDSILIRLEHQFERGESANGSMPVTINLLGLFSTFQITAVQEMNLAANQKREDMSRLIWQPAEGPAKRQSSPKLDPEHITLQPMEIRTFLARIQHIPWPERVI; encoded by the exons ATGCTGAATGTCCACCTTATCCCCCATACGCATGATGATGTGGGCTGGCTGAAAACGGTGGACCAGTATTTCTTTGGAG TTCGCAATGACATCCAGCATGCTGGGGTGCAGTATATCCTAGATTCTGTCATACCACAGCTGCTGGCTGACCCCAGCAAGCGTTTCATCTATGTGGAGGTGGTCTTCTTTGCCCATTGGTGGGGGCTGCAGACTGAAGACATGCGTAGTACTGTGCGGCAGCTTGTTGCTGAAG GGCGTCTGGAGTTTGTGAACGGCGGTTGGTGCATGAATGACGAGGCTTCCGTGCACTACAGTGCTGTCATTGATCAGATGAGCCTCGGGCTCCATTTCCTGCAAAAGACATTTGGCGAGTGTGGCCGGCCTCGTGTGGCTTGGCACATCGACCCTTTTGGGCACAGCCGTGAGCAAGCCTCGCTCTTTGCACAG ATGGGCTTTGATGGTTTCTTTGTGGGCCGCATTGACTACCAGGACAAGGGCACGCGTAAGGCTCTGTGTGAGATGGAGCAGCTGTGGCGTGCAAGCAGCAACCTGGACCCCCCTGTGGCGGATCTCTTTACTG GTGTCCTACCAAATGGCTATGACCCACCCATGTCTCTCTGCTGGGATCAGATCTGCTCAGACAACCCCATTGTGGACGATGACAGTGATGAGAACAATGTGCATGCTATAGTGGCCTATTTTCTGGGGGCTGCAGCTGCCCAG GCCAAAACGTATCGCACCAACCACATTGTTATGACCATGGGCTCCGATTTCCAATATGAGAATGCCAATCTGTGGTACAAGAACATGGACAAGCTCATCAAGCATGTCAATGCACAG CAATTGAAAGGGATGCATGTCAATGTCCTCTACTCAACCCCAAGCTGCTACTTGTGGGAGCTGAATAAGGCCAACCTGTCATG GTCTGTGAAATATGACGACTTCTTTCCATATGCTGATGATGCTCACCATTTCTGGACTGGTTACTTCACCAGCCGTCCAGCTTTGAAACGCTACGAGCGCCTCAGCAACAACTTCCTGCAG GTCTGCAACCAACTAGAGGTGGTGGCTGGACCACAAGCCAACAGGGGACCTTATGGCAAGGCCAACAGTTCTGTACTAC GCCAGGCTATGGGAGTTGCCCAGCACCATGATGCAGTGAGCGGCACAGCAAAGCAGCATGTGACCAATGATTATGCCAAACAGTTGTCTGCTGGCTGGGATGTCTGTCAG attgtTGTCAGTAATGCCTTGGCCAGTATTGTTGGCAGGAAGGATAACTTCATCTATTGCACCTACCTCAACATCAGTGTCTGCCTGCTGACTGAATCTGCTCCAACC TTTACAGTGATTGTCTACAACCCTCTGGCACGCCCTGTGAACTGGAACATCCGGTTGCCAGTGAATGGTAGCCGCTACTCCGTTCTCGCTCCTGATGGTCAGGCtgttctgaatgag GTGCTTCCTGTATCGAGCTTCACCCGTGCTGTGCGGCGAGATCGGGGCGATGCTGTCAATGAGCTGGTATTCCAAGCATCTGTCCCACCACTGGGCTATACCTCCTATGCCATCTCCAAGCTGTCTGGCAGGCACACAGCCCGCTCCAGACTGCTGAGGAGGCCATACAATGAAGCCTTGCCTGGAACGGAGCCTTTGGCAATCCAGAATGAG CATCTACGGGTTCTGGTTGACTCCAAAACGGGACTCCTGATGGAGATCAAGAACTTGGAGAAGAACATCTCATTGCCCGTGTCGCAGAACTTCTTCTG GTACAATGCCAGTGCTGGAGATATGGAGGATTCCCAGGCTTCTGGAGCCTACATCTTCCGTCCCAATGCTTCTGAGCCCTTCCCCATTGGCCGGGGAGCCCACTTCTATCATGTTAAG ACCCCAGTGGTTGAGGAAGTGTACCAGAACTTCTCTGACTGGTGCTCCCAAGTGGTACGGCTCTATGCTGGGCAGCCATACGTTGAATTCGAATGGACGGTAGGACCCATCCCTATCCG AGATGGTCTTGGCAAGGAGATCATCAGCCGCTTTGAGACAAACCTACAGACGGATGGGCGTTTCTACACAGATGCCAATGGGCGTGAGATCCTCGAGAGGAG GCGCGATTACAGGGCCATGTGGAAATTTAACCAGACTGAGCCTGTGGCTGGCAATTATTACCCTGTGAACAGTCGCATCTACATCAAG GACCAGAAAGTCCAACTAACAGTACTGACGGACCGCTCgcaaggaggcagcagcatcTTTGACGGCTCTCTTGAGCTCATG GTACATCGACGGCTTCTGCACGATGATAATCGGGGTGTAGGGGAGCCACTACTGGAACCTGGGGTGTATCATGATGGGCTGGTGGTCCGGGGCCGCCACCTCATCCTCTTAGACACAGCAGAGGCGTCAGCTGAGCAACACCGGCTGCATGCCCAGCAGGAATTTATGGCGCCACAGCTGGTGCTGACACTCGGCGGGGGACCCCCATATTCTTGTGATCAGCACTACCTCAAGCAG TTCTCTGCTCTGAACCATACCCTCCCTTCAAATATCCACTTGCTCACATTGGCCCAGTGGGAACCTGACTCCATTCTGATCCGCCTAGAGCACCAGTTTGAGCGTGGGGAGAGTGCCAATGGCTCCATGCCCGTCACCATTAACTTGCTG GGTTTGTTTTCTACTTTCCAAATCACTGCTGTGCAAGAGATGAATTTGGCTGCTAATCAGAAGCGTGAGGACATGAGCAGGCTGATCTGGCAGCCAGCTGAAG
- the MAN2B1 gene encoding lysosomal alpha-mannosidase isoform X1, translating into MIFGVTGAGRLAVMELSWAFRLVFGTTILWGTAATCGYESCPVTKPDMLNVHLIPHTHDDVGWLKTVDQYFFGVRNDIQHAGVQYILDSVIPQLLADPSKRFIYVEVVFFAHWWGLQTEDMRSTVRQLVAEGRLEFVNGGWCMNDEASVHYSAVIDQMSLGLHFLQKTFGECGRPRVAWHIDPFGHSREQASLFAQMGFDGFFVGRIDYQDKGTRKALCEMEQLWRASSNLDPPVADLFTGVLPNGYDPPMSLCWDQICSDNPIVDDDSDENNVHAIVAYFLGAAAAQAKTYRTNHIVMTMGSDFQYENANLWYKNMDKLIKHVNAQQLKGMHVNVLYSTPSCYLWELNKANLSWSVKYDDFFPYADDAHHFWTGYFTSRPALKRYERLSNNFLQVCNQLEVVAGPQANRGPYGKANSSVLRQAMGVAQHHDAVSGTAKQHVTNDYAKQLSAGWDVCQIVVSNALASIVGRKDNFIYCTYLNISVCLLTESAPTFTVIVYNPLARPVNWNIRLPVNGSRYSVLAPDGQAVLNEVLPVSSFTRAVRRDRGDAVNELVFQASVPPLGYTSYAISKLSGRHTARSRLLRRPYNEALPGTEPLAIQNEHLRVLVDSKTGLLMEIKNLEKNISLPVSQNFFWYNASAGDMEDSQASGAYIFRPNASEPFPIGRGAHFYHVKTPVVEEVYQNFSDWCSQVVRLYAGQPYVEFEWTVGPIPIRDGLGKEIISRFETNLQTDGRFYTDANGREILERRRDYRAMWKFNQTEPVAGNYYPVNSRIYIKDQKVQLTVLTDRSQGGSSIFDGSLELMVHRRLLHDDNRGVGEPLLEPGVYHDGLVVRGRHLILLDTAEASAEQHRLHAQQEFMAPQLVLTLGGGPPYSCDQHYLKQFSALNHTLPSNIHLLTLAQWEPDSILIRLEHQFERGESANGSMPVTINLLGLFSTFQITAVQEMNLAANQKREDMSRLIWQPAEGPAKRQSSPKLDPEHITLQPMEIRTFLARIQHIPWPERVI; encoded by the exons ATGATTTTTGGAGTGACCGGGGCTGGAAGGCTTGCAGTGATGGAGCTCTCCTGGGCTTTTAGGCTTGTGTTTGGGACGACGATACTATGGGGAACTGCGGCCACGTGTGGCTACGAG TCCTGTCCTGTGACAAAGCCTGATATGCTGAATGTCCACCTTATCCCCCATACGCATGATGATGTGGGCTGGCTGAAAACGGTGGACCAGTATTTCTTTGGAG TTCGCAATGACATCCAGCATGCTGGGGTGCAGTATATCCTAGATTCTGTCATACCACAGCTGCTGGCTGACCCCAGCAAGCGTTTCATCTATGTGGAGGTGGTCTTCTTTGCCCATTGGTGGGGGCTGCAGACTGAAGACATGCGTAGTACTGTGCGGCAGCTTGTTGCTGAAG GGCGTCTGGAGTTTGTGAACGGCGGTTGGTGCATGAATGACGAGGCTTCCGTGCACTACAGTGCTGTCATTGATCAGATGAGCCTCGGGCTCCATTTCCTGCAAAAGACATTTGGCGAGTGTGGCCGGCCTCGTGTGGCTTGGCACATCGACCCTTTTGGGCACAGCCGTGAGCAAGCCTCGCTCTTTGCACAG ATGGGCTTTGATGGTTTCTTTGTGGGCCGCATTGACTACCAGGACAAGGGCACGCGTAAGGCTCTGTGTGAGATGGAGCAGCTGTGGCGTGCAAGCAGCAACCTGGACCCCCCTGTGGCGGATCTCTTTACTG GTGTCCTACCAAATGGCTATGACCCACCCATGTCTCTCTGCTGGGATCAGATCTGCTCAGACAACCCCATTGTGGACGATGACAGTGATGAGAACAATGTGCATGCTATAGTGGCCTATTTTCTGGGGGCTGCAGCTGCCCAG GCCAAAACGTATCGCACCAACCACATTGTTATGACCATGGGCTCCGATTTCCAATATGAGAATGCCAATCTGTGGTACAAGAACATGGACAAGCTCATCAAGCATGTCAATGCACAG CAATTGAAAGGGATGCATGTCAATGTCCTCTACTCAACCCCAAGCTGCTACTTGTGGGAGCTGAATAAGGCCAACCTGTCATG GTCTGTGAAATATGACGACTTCTTTCCATATGCTGATGATGCTCACCATTTCTGGACTGGTTACTTCACCAGCCGTCCAGCTTTGAAACGCTACGAGCGCCTCAGCAACAACTTCCTGCAG GTCTGCAACCAACTAGAGGTGGTGGCTGGACCACAAGCCAACAGGGGACCTTATGGCAAGGCCAACAGTTCTGTACTAC GCCAGGCTATGGGAGTTGCCCAGCACCATGATGCAGTGAGCGGCACAGCAAAGCAGCATGTGACCAATGATTATGCCAAACAGTTGTCTGCTGGCTGGGATGTCTGTCAG attgtTGTCAGTAATGCCTTGGCCAGTATTGTTGGCAGGAAGGATAACTTCATCTATTGCACCTACCTCAACATCAGTGTCTGCCTGCTGACTGAATCTGCTCCAACC TTTACAGTGATTGTCTACAACCCTCTGGCACGCCCTGTGAACTGGAACATCCGGTTGCCAGTGAATGGTAGCCGCTACTCCGTTCTCGCTCCTGATGGTCAGGCtgttctgaatgag GTGCTTCCTGTATCGAGCTTCACCCGTGCTGTGCGGCGAGATCGGGGCGATGCTGTCAATGAGCTGGTATTCCAAGCATCTGTCCCACCACTGGGCTATACCTCCTATGCCATCTCCAAGCTGTCTGGCAGGCACACAGCCCGCTCCAGACTGCTGAGGAGGCCATACAATGAAGCCTTGCCTGGAACGGAGCCTTTGGCAATCCAGAATGAG CATCTACGGGTTCTGGTTGACTCCAAAACGGGACTCCTGATGGAGATCAAGAACTTGGAGAAGAACATCTCATTGCCCGTGTCGCAGAACTTCTTCTG GTACAATGCCAGTGCTGGAGATATGGAGGATTCCCAGGCTTCTGGAGCCTACATCTTCCGTCCCAATGCTTCTGAGCCCTTCCCCATTGGCCGGGGAGCCCACTTCTATCATGTTAAG ACCCCAGTGGTTGAGGAAGTGTACCAGAACTTCTCTGACTGGTGCTCCCAAGTGGTACGGCTCTATGCTGGGCAGCCATACGTTGAATTCGAATGGACGGTAGGACCCATCCCTATCCG AGATGGTCTTGGCAAGGAGATCATCAGCCGCTTTGAGACAAACCTACAGACGGATGGGCGTTTCTACACAGATGCCAATGGGCGTGAGATCCTCGAGAGGAG GCGCGATTACAGGGCCATGTGGAAATTTAACCAGACTGAGCCTGTGGCTGGCAATTATTACCCTGTGAACAGTCGCATCTACATCAAG GACCAGAAAGTCCAACTAACAGTACTGACGGACCGCTCgcaaggaggcagcagcatcTTTGACGGCTCTCTTGAGCTCATG GTACATCGACGGCTTCTGCACGATGATAATCGGGGTGTAGGGGAGCCACTACTGGAACCTGGGGTGTATCATGATGGGCTGGTGGTCCGGGGCCGCCACCTCATCCTCTTAGACACAGCAGAGGCGTCAGCTGAGCAACACCGGCTGCATGCCCAGCAGGAATTTATGGCGCCACAGCTGGTGCTGACACTCGGCGGGGGACCCCCATATTCTTGTGATCAGCACTACCTCAAGCAG TTCTCTGCTCTGAACCATACCCTCCCTTCAAATATCCACTTGCTCACATTGGCCCAGTGGGAACCTGACTCCATTCTGATCCGCCTAGAGCACCAGTTTGAGCGTGGGGAGAGTGCCAATGGCTCCATGCCCGTCACCATTAACTTGCTG GGTTTGTTTTCTACTTTCCAAATCACTGCTGTGCAAGAGATGAATTTGGCTGCTAATCAGAAGCGTGAGGACATGAGCAGGCTGATCTGGCAGCCAGCTGAAG
- the MAN2B1 gene encoding lysosomal alpha-mannosidase isoform X3 — MGNCGHVWLRVRNDIQHAGVQYILDSVIPQLLADPSKRFIYVEVVFFAHWWGLQTEDMRSTVRQLVAEGRLEFVNGGWCMNDEASVHYSAVIDQMSLGLHFLQKTFGECGRPRVAWHIDPFGHSREQASLFAQMGFDGFFVGRIDYQDKGTRKALCEMEQLWRASSNLDPPVADLFTGVLPNGYDPPMSLCWDQICSDNPIVDDDSDENNVHAIVAYFLGAAAAQAKTYRTNHIVMTMGSDFQYENANLWYKNMDKLIKHVNAQQLKGMHVNVLYSTPSCYLWELNKANLSWSVKYDDFFPYADDAHHFWTGYFTSRPALKRYERLSNNFLQVCNQLEVVAGPQANRGPYGKANSSVLRQAMGVAQHHDAVSGTAKQHVTNDYAKQLSAGWDVCQIVVSNALASIVGRKDNFIYCTYLNISVCLLTESAPTFTVIVYNPLARPVNWNIRLPVNGSRYSVLAPDGQAVLNEVLPVSSFTRAVRRDRGDAVNELVFQASVPPLGYTSYAISKLSGRHTARSRLLRRPYNEALPGTEPLAIQNEHLRVLVDSKTGLLMEIKNLEKNISLPVSQNFFWYNASAGDMEDSQASGAYIFRPNASEPFPIGRGAHFYHVKTPVVEEVYQNFSDWCSQVVRLYAGQPYVEFEWTVGPIPIRDGLGKEIISRFETNLQTDGRFYTDANGREILERRRDYRAMWKFNQTEPVAGNYYPVNSRIYIKDQKVQLTVLTDRSQGGSSIFDGSLELMVHRRLLHDDNRGVGEPLLEPGVYHDGLVVRGRHLILLDTAEASAEQHRLHAQQEFMAPQLVLTLGGGPPYSCDQHYLKQFSALNHTLPSNIHLLTLAQWEPDSILIRLEHQFERGESANGSMPVTINLLGLFSTFQITAVQEMNLAANQKREDMSRLIWQPAEGPAKRQSSPKLDPEHITLQPMEIRTFLARIQHIPWPERVI, encoded by the exons ATGGGGAACTGCGGCCACGTGTGGCTACGAG TTCGCAATGACATCCAGCATGCTGGGGTGCAGTATATCCTAGATTCTGTCATACCACAGCTGCTGGCTGACCCCAGCAAGCGTTTCATCTATGTGGAGGTGGTCTTCTTTGCCCATTGGTGGGGGCTGCAGACTGAAGACATGCGTAGTACTGTGCGGCAGCTTGTTGCTGAAG GGCGTCTGGAGTTTGTGAACGGCGGTTGGTGCATGAATGACGAGGCTTCCGTGCACTACAGTGCTGTCATTGATCAGATGAGCCTCGGGCTCCATTTCCTGCAAAAGACATTTGGCGAGTGTGGCCGGCCTCGTGTGGCTTGGCACATCGACCCTTTTGGGCACAGCCGTGAGCAAGCCTCGCTCTTTGCACAG ATGGGCTTTGATGGTTTCTTTGTGGGCCGCATTGACTACCAGGACAAGGGCACGCGTAAGGCTCTGTGTGAGATGGAGCAGCTGTGGCGTGCAAGCAGCAACCTGGACCCCCCTGTGGCGGATCTCTTTACTG GTGTCCTACCAAATGGCTATGACCCACCCATGTCTCTCTGCTGGGATCAGATCTGCTCAGACAACCCCATTGTGGACGATGACAGTGATGAGAACAATGTGCATGCTATAGTGGCCTATTTTCTGGGGGCTGCAGCTGCCCAG GCCAAAACGTATCGCACCAACCACATTGTTATGACCATGGGCTCCGATTTCCAATATGAGAATGCCAATCTGTGGTACAAGAACATGGACAAGCTCATCAAGCATGTCAATGCACAG CAATTGAAAGGGATGCATGTCAATGTCCTCTACTCAACCCCAAGCTGCTACTTGTGGGAGCTGAATAAGGCCAACCTGTCATG GTCTGTGAAATATGACGACTTCTTTCCATATGCTGATGATGCTCACCATTTCTGGACTGGTTACTTCACCAGCCGTCCAGCTTTGAAACGCTACGAGCGCCTCAGCAACAACTTCCTGCAG GTCTGCAACCAACTAGAGGTGGTGGCTGGACCACAAGCCAACAGGGGACCTTATGGCAAGGCCAACAGTTCTGTACTAC GCCAGGCTATGGGAGTTGCCCAGCACCATGATGCAGTGAGCGGCACAGCAAAGCAGCATGTGACCAATGATTATGCCAAACAGTTGTCTGCTGGCTGGGATGTCTGTCAG attgtTGTCAGTAATGCCTTGGCCAGTATTGTTGGCAGGAAGGATAACTTCATCTATTGCACCTACCTCAACATCAGTGTCTGCCTGCTGACTGAATCTGCTCCAACC TTTACAGTGATTGTCTACAACCCTCTGGCACGCCCTGTGAACTGGAACATCCGGTTGCCAGTGAATGGTAGCCGCTACTCCGTTCTCGCTCCTGATGGTCAGGCtgttctgaatgag GTGCTTCCTGTATCGAGCTTCACCCGTGCTGTGCGGCGAGATCGGGGCGATGCTGTCAATGAGCTGGTATTCCAAGCATCTGTCCCACCACTGGGCTATACCTCCTATGCCATCTCCAAGCTGTCTGGCAGGCACACAGCCCGCTCCAGACTGCTGAGGAGGCCATACAATGAAGCCTTGCCTGGAACGGAGCCTTTGGCAATCCAGAATGAG CATCTACGGGTTCTGGTTGACTCCAAAACGGGACTCCTGATGGAGATCAAGAACTTGGAGAAGAACATCTCATTGCCCGTGTCGCAGAACTTCTTCTG GTACAATGCCAGTGCTGGAGATATGGAGGATTCCCAGGCTTCTGGAGCCTACATCTTCCGTCCCAATGCTTCTGAGCCCTTCCCCATTGGCCGGGGAGCCCACTTCTATCATGTTAAG ACCCCAGTGGTTGAGGAAGTGTACCAGAACTTCTCTGACTGGTGCTCCCAAGTGGTACGGCTCTATGCTGGGCAGCCATACGTTGAATTCGAATGGACGGTAGGACCCATCCCTATCCG AGATGGTCTTGGCAAGGAGATCATCAGCCGCTTTGAGACAAACCTACAGACGGATGGGCGTTTCTACACAGATGCCAATGGGCGTGAGATCCTCGAGAGGAG GCGCGATTACAGGGCCATGTGGAAATTTAACCAGACTGAGCCTGTGGCTGGCAATTATTACCCTGTGAACAGTCGCATCTACATCAAG GACCAGAAAGTCCAACTAACAGTACTGACGGACCGCTCgcaaggaggcagcagcatcTTTGACGGCTCTCTTGAGCTCATG GTACATCGACGGCTTCTGCACGATGATAATCGGGGTGTAGGGGAGCCACTACTGGAACCTGGGGTGTATCATGATGGGCTGGTGGTCCGGGGCCGCCACCTCATCCTCTTAGACACAGCAGAGGCGTCAGCTGAGCAACACCGGCTGCATGCCCAGCAGGAATTTATGGCGCCACAGCTGGTGCTGACACTCGGCGGGGGACCCCCATATTCTTGTGATCAGCACTACCTCAAGCAG TTCTCTGCTCTGAACCATACCCTCCCTTCAAATATCCACTTGCTCACATTGGCCCAGTGGGAACCTGACTCCATTCTGATCCGCCTAGAGCACCAGTTTGAGCGTGGGGAGAGTGCCAATGGCTCCATGCCCGTCACCATTAACTTGCTG GGTTTGTTTTCTACTTTCCAAATCACTGCTGTGCAAGAGATGAATTTGGCTGCTAATCAGAAGCGTGAGGACATGAGCAGGCTGATCTGGCAGCCAGCTGAAG